One Capra hircus breed San Clemente chromosome 29, ASM170441v1, whole genome shotgun sequence genomic region harbors:
- the LOC108634238 gene encoding interferon-induced transmembrane protein 3-like → MNCTSQLLFTGAHGVVPPAYELLKEEHEVAVLGAPQSQAPVTTTVINIRSDTAVPDHIVWSLFNTIFMNCCCLGFVAFAYSVKSRDRKMVGDITGAQSYASTAKCLNICALVLGILLSIVLIILVSTGSLMIVQAILELIQNYGGH, encoded by the exons ATGAACTGCACTTCCCAGCTCTTATTCACTGGGGCCCACGGTGTGGTGCCCCCAGCCTATGAGTTGCTCAAGGAGGAGCACGAGGTGGCCGTGCTGGGGGCGCCCCAGAGCCAGGCGCCCGTGACGACCACGGTGATCAACATCCGCAGCGACACCGCCGTGCCCGACCACATCGTGTGGTCCCTGTTCAACACCATCTTCATGAACTGCTGCTGCCTGGGCTTCGTGGCGTTCGCCTACTCTGTGAAG TCTAGGGACCGGAAGATGGTCGGCGACATCACTGGGGCCCAGAGCTACGCCTCCACCGCCAAGTGCCTGAACATCTGCGCCCTGGTCCTGGGCATCCTTCTGAGTATCGTCCTCATCATCCTTGTGTCCACCGGCTCCCTGATGATCGTCCAAGCAATCTTGGAGCTCATACAGAACTACGGAGGCCACTag
- the LOC108634250 gene encoding interferon-induced transmembrane protein 1-like, translating to MLKEENEVAVLGAPQSPAPVTTTVINIRSDTTVPDHIVWSLFNTIFMNWCCLGFVAFAYSVKSRDRKMVGDITGAQSYASTAKCLNIWALVLGVFLTIGSIVALVFVFVAVYSMALETMRNRGY from the exons ATGCTCAAGGAGGAGAACGAGGTGGCCGTGCTGGGGGCGCCCCAGAGCCCGGCGCCCGTGACGACCACGGTGATCAACATCCGCAGCGACACCACCGTGCCCGACCACATCGTGTGGTCCCTGTTCAACACCATCTTCATGAACTGGTGCTGCCTGGGCTTCGTGGCGTTCGCCTACTCTGTGAAG TCTAGGGACCGGAAGATGGTCGGCGACATCACTGGGGCCCAGAGCTACGCCTCCACCGCCAAGTGCCTGAACATCTGGGCCCTGGTCCTGGGCGTCTTTCTGACCATTGGATCGATCGTTGCTCTTGTGTTCGTCTTCGTGGCAGTCTACAGTATGGCTTTGGAGACAATGAGAAATAGAGGCTACTAG